Proteins encoded within one genomic window of Lysinibacillus sphaericus:
- a CDS encoding MerR family transcriptional regulator has product MNKNNKFSIGEFSEKTGISIPTLHYYDEIGLLRPEKNPSSGHRIYKYQDMINLQKILSLKFLGYSLDKITNLLNESSFSVDLNESLSLHLHALEKEEKRIEQSIKSIKRVIRLVEEEGELDSTLLFSLIHGMSTEHIHEEWMNRHMLKDVAEELSKKSEEDKILLDQTFIQLTKEVRKLYGKPVEDPKVHAMIKTYLEALFSFLGENMMQKLANTNIEELDMDIYEIENMTLSPFTEDEQNWLNQVMEYYMKQEVIDY; this is encoded by the coding sequence ATGAATAAGAATAACAAATTTTCTATTGGGGAATTTTCAGAAAAAACAGGAATCTCTATTCCTACTTTACATTACTATGATGAGATTGGTTTATTACGACCAGAAAAAAATCCATCTTCAGGGCATCGCATTTACAAATATCAAGACATGATAAACTTACAAAAAATTCTTAGTCTAAAATTCCTAGGGTATAGTCTAGATAAAATCACTAATTTGTTAAATGAATCGAGCTTTTCTGTTGACTTAAATGAAAGCTTGTCTCTCCATTTGCACGCTTTAGAGAAAGAAGAAAAACGAATCGAGCAATCCATAAAATCCATTAAAAGAGTAATAAGATTAGTCGAGGAAGAAGGAGAATTGGATAGCACCTTATTATTTAGTCTTATTCACGGTATGAGTACTGAACATATACATGAAGAATGGATGAATCGCCATATGTTAAAGGATGTCGCAGAAGAATTATCAAAGAAATCGGAAGAAGATAAAATCCTTTTAGATCAAACGTTTATTCAATTGACGAAAGAAGTGAGAAAATTATATGGTAAACCAGTAGAAGACCCAAAAGTACATGCGATGATTAAGACCTATTTAGAAGCTTTGTTTTCATTTCTTGGTGAAAATATGATGCAAAAACTAGCTAACACTAATATCGAAGAACTGGATATGGATATTTATGAAATAGAAAATATGACACTATCCCCCTTCACTGAAGATGAACAAAATTGGCTTAATCAAGTGATGGAATATTATATGAAGCAAGAAGTAATAGATTATTAA
- a CDS encoding HypC/HybG/HupF family hydrogenase formation chaperone codes for MCIGVPAKVIKIKAEKALVDVMGSKMFVGIVFVPEVQLNDFVLLHAGQAMTIVDEKFAKESMEEWRNIMNGTSDTFI; via the coding sequence ATGTGTATAGGGGTTCCTGCTAAAGTAATAAAAATAAAAGCGGAGAAAGCATTAGTGGATGTAATGGGATCAAAGATGTTTGTTGGAATCGTTTTTGTACCAGAAGTTCAATTAAACGATTTTGTTTTGTTACATGCTGGGCAAGCCATGACTATAGTTGATGAGAAATTTGCAAAAGAGAGTATGGAAGAATGGAGGAATATAATGAATGGAACATCTGATACATTTATCTAA
- a CDS encoding sensor histidine kinase, with product MKFWQKIFIYTLLIFLVAFNFGAVFIIQNSYNLTLKREIDRSLGEQSNISAGMIYYNMISVKSSKTIDKEIIKNYLGKFNSKDTYLEVLDKNNNVVFSNMYFNISGERKELKEVSSDERKYIIRDVGNKTLLFVTSLVNVQGEDLKVSYIHDITYIYQDKQEQYSFFIRLSMGVSIILAICIYMLSKLITSPIDKLINTTRIISKGNYSERVEINSKDEIGVLAENFNEMADAVEEKIHQLEINAEEKQRFIDNLTHEFKTPLTSIIGYADFLRSTAYNEEIFIEGLNHIFEEGKRLEELSWKMMSLIMLKKENFMMEIENINKILVDIRYALKPKLQDKNINLIISSDEYQISVEKDLIRNLIRNFIDNSIKASKENSNIYLNVYKNKESKVVLEIKDEGIGISEEDLPKVFEAFYMVDKSRTRANNGAGLGLTICAEIAKIHEAELKIESEINKGTTIKILFN from the coding sequence ATGAAGTTTTGGCAAAAAATCTTCATATATACATTATTGATATTTTTGGTCGCTTTTAATTTTGGTGCTGTTTTCATAATCCAAAACAGCTACAATTTAACCTTAAAAAGAGAAATAGATAGGTCTTTAGGTGAGCAGAGTAATATCTCAGCAGGAATGATTTATTATAATATGATTTCAGTAAAGAGTAGTAAAACTATAGATAAAGAAATTATTAAAAATTATTTGGGAAAATTCAACTCTAAAGATACGTACTTAGAGGTTTTAGATAAAAATAATAATGTAGTTTTTAGCAACATGTACTTTAACATTTCAGGAGAAAGGAAAGAACTAAAAGAGGTCTCTTCAGATGAAAGGAAATATATTATAAGGGATGTAGGAAATAAAACATTATTATTTGTAACTAGTTTGGTAAATGTACAAGGAGAAGATTTAAAGGTTTCATACATTCATGATATAACATATATTTACCAAGATAAACAAGAACAATATAGCTTTTTTATTCGATTATCCATGGGGGTATCTATAATTTTAGCTATTTGTATATATATGTTAAGTAAGCTTATTACAAGCCCTATAGATAAGCTAATAAACACTACAAGAATAATATCAAAGGGGAATTATTCAGAGAGAGTAGAAATTAATTCTAAGGACGAAATAGGGGTTTTAGCAGAAAACTTTAATGAAATGGCAGATGCTGTTGAGGAAAAAATACATCAGTTAGAAATTAATGCTGAGGAAAAACAAAGATTTATAGATAATTTAACTCATGAATTTAAAACACCCTTAACTTCTATAATTGGATATGCAGATTTTCTTCGTTCAACTGCATATAATGAAGAAATATTTATAGAAGGGTTAAACCATATATTTGAAGAGGGAAAAAGACTAGAAGAACTATCATGGAAAATGATGAGCTTAATAATGCTTAAAAAAGAAAATTTTATGATGGAAATAGAAAACATAAACAAAATACTGGTAGATATCAGATATGCTTTAAAGCCCAAATTACAGGATAAAAATATAAATTTAATTATAAGTAGTGATGAGTATCAAATTAGTGTAGAAAAAGATTTAATTAGAAATTTAATTAGAAATTTTATTGATAACTCTATTAAAGCATCAAAAGAGAATAGTAATATATATTTAAATGTTTATAAAAATAAAGAAAGTAAAGTTGTACTTGAAATAAAAGATGAAGGGATAGGGATTTCAGAAGAAGATCTACCCAAAGTTTTTGAAGCCTTTTATATGGTTGATAAATCTAGAACTAGAGCTAACAATGGTGCTGGACTTGGACTTACGATATGTGCTGAAATAGCCAAAATTCATGAGGCTGAATTAAAAATAGAAAGTGAAATAAATAAAGGGACAACTATAAAAATATTATTTAATTAG
- the hypE gene encoding hydrogenase expression/formation protein HypE — protein sequence MQRISLTHGEGGELTHRLIKDVFIESFGNLQHTQLDAAIIKLNASKLAVTTDCYVVKPLFFPGGDIGKLAITGTVNDLAVSGATPQAITAGFILEEGFPIRQLKLIVKSMAEEAKNAGVSIIAGDTKVVEKGSVDGLFINTTGIGFIKETHQLYPENISVGDMVIVSGTVGDHGIAIVSAREELGLMTDVQSDCASLNHLLQELLEQVDGIRVMRDPTRGGVSTALVELCEELHCTIEIEDRSIPIRQEVEGACDILGFDPLYLANEGKVLLIVDKNQIDCVLDILQNHELGKDAKVIGQITECQKEEGKVLLKTPIGSTRRLFRLSGLLLPRIC from the coding sequence GTGCAGCGTATTAGTTTAACACATGGAGAAGGTGGCGAGTTAACTCATCGGTTAATTAAAGATGTTTTTATCGAATCTTTTGGTAATCTTCAGCACACACAACTTGATGCAGCAATCATTAAATTAAACGCTTCAAAATTAGCAGTTACAACAGATTGTTACGTTGTAAAACCCTTATTTTTCCCAGGTGGAGATATTGGTAAGCTTGCTATTACGGGAACAGTCAATGACTTAGCAGTAAGTGGTGCAACACCTCAAGCTATTACTGCAGGTTTTATTCTTGAAGAAGGATTTCCAATAAGGCAATTAAAACTTATCGTTAAAAGTATGGCGGAAGAAGCCAAAAATGCAGGTGTGTCAATTATAGCTGGTGACACGAAAGTAGTAGAAAAGGGAAGTGTTGATGGATTATTTATTAACACAACCGGAATTGGTTTTATAAAAGAAACACATCAATTGTATCCAGAAAATATAAGCGTGGGCGATATGGTAATTGTAAGTGGAACAGTTGGAGACCATGGTATTGCTATCGTATCTGCACGCGAGGAATTGGGTTTGATGACAGATGTACAAAGTGACTGTGCTTCATTAAATCATTTACTACAAGAGCTTTTAGAGCAAGTGGATGGGATTCGTGTAATGCGTGATCCTACACGTGGTGGTGTATCAACGGCACTTGTCGAACTATGTGAAGAATTGCATTGTACAATTGAAATAGAAGACCGTTCAATTCCTATTCGGCAAGAGGTAGAAGGAGCATGCGATATTTTAGGTTTTGACCCACTCTATCTTGCTAATGAAGGTAAAGTATTGCTGATTGTTGACAAAAATCAAATAGATTGTGTTTTAGATATCCTACAAAATCACGAACTAGGCAAAGATGCAAAAGTAATTGGCCAAATTACTGAATGTCAAAAAGAAGAGGGGAAGGTGTTATTAAAAACACCTATAGGTTCTACAAGACGTCTTTTCCGTCTTTCAGGCCTGCTATTACCTAGAATTTGTTAA
- the hypD gene encoding hydrogenase formation protein HypD → MEHLIHLSNPIILRKSLEAVIQLAEQYKKEKGRIPVLMEVCGSHTMAFAKTGIKTRLKDHVRLIAGPGCPVCVTDQKSIDTMIELSRDTNRILCTFGDMVRVPGSKFSLMEAKTEGKDIRVVYSPLDSIKIAEENPEKEVIFLGIGFETTIPILVATIQEAEKKGLTNYTIWMTTKLVEPILRTLLNGKEINIDGFLLPGHVSVVTGKNSFDFLVKEYGISGVITGFEPVELLRAIYKLLQQLLSGKNEIINDYKYMVKNDGNIVAKKLMEKYLDYHDEAWRGIGVIQNSGFILKPEYAIFDAKKKFHVSVEEPRKTKCRCGEIIQGIITPEECILFSKGCTPLFPIGPCMVSAEGTCAAHYQYMKEG, encoded by the coding sequence ATGGAACATCTGATACATTTATCTAATCCTATTATTCTACGAAAATCTTTGGAAGCAGTCATTCAACTTGCTGAGCAATATAAGAAAGAAAAAGGTAGAATCCCTGTACTGATGGAAGTATGTGGTTCACATACAATGGCTTTTGCAAAAACTGGTATTAAAACAAGACTGAAAGATCATGTTCGTTTAATTGCAGGACCAGGATGTCCAGTTTGTGTAACAGATCAAAAATCCATAGATACCATGATAGAATTATCACGAGATACCAATCGCATTCTTTGTACATTTGGTGATATGGTGCGTGTCCCAGGATCAAAGTTTTCTTTAATGGAGGCAAAAACAGAAGGCAAGGATATACGAGTTGTGTACTCCCCGTTAGACAGTATTAAAATTGCAGAAGAGAATCCAGAAAAAGAAGTCATTTTTTTAGGTATTGGTTTTGAAACGACTATACCTATTCTTGTGGCAACTATTCAGGAGGCAGAAAAAAAGGGATTAACAAATTACACTATTTGGATGACAACGAAATTAGTGGAGCCTATACTAAGGACGCTACTTAATGGCAAAGAGATTAATATAGATGGTTTTTTATTACCTGGTCATGTTTCTGTGGTGACAGGAAAGAATAGTTTTGATTTTTTAGTAAAAGAGTACGGTATTTCTGGTGTAATAACAGGGTTTGAACCAGTTGAATTGTTAAGAGCGATTTATAAACTATTACAGCAATTATTAAGCGGAAAAAATGAAATTATTAATGATTATAAATATATGGTCAAAAATGACGGAAATATAGTCGCGAAAAAGTTGATGGAAAAATATTTAGATTACCACGATGAAGCATGGCGCGGTATAGGCGTAATTCAAAACAGTGGCTTCATTTTAAAACCTGAATATGCGATATTCGATGCAAAGAAAAAGTTTCATGTGTCTGTTGAAGAGCCGCGAAAAACAAAATGCCGCTGCGGTGAAATTATTCAAGGGATAATAACACCTGAGGAATGTATCCTATTTAGTAAAGGGTGTACACCATTATTTCCAATTGGTCCTTGTATGGTTTCGGCAGAAGGTACTTGTGCAGCACATTACCAATATATGAAGGAGGGATAA
- the hypF gene encoding carbamoyltransferase HypF — MYQALNVVVQGKIQGVGFRPFVYDLSKKYDLKGTVQNTVGSVSIIIEGEEERLHEMIHELKSNPPKICNITDLEIQKIPPHYYKDFSILQSKESKHPTTLAITPDAAICELCLEEMMNPQNRRFQHPFINCTQCGPRYTIIHRFPYDRPQTTMSKFPMCSDCQNEYHNPNNRRHHAQPICCPNCGPTLNLLNTKGELIAHNLFAIAKTTELLKLGKIISVKGIGGYHLVCDATQEKGIDLLRNRKKRPQKPFAIMVKSLEVARKFCYVTSDEAALLTSSANPIVLLEMKKENLLPLNIAPGLTKLGVMLPYTPIHHLLFDTPELECLIMTSANRSGSPIYYKDSDYDGLSELSDYILTHNREIAHPIDDSVIQHNGENTVIIRSARGFAPEVIESNMNVSNIIALGGNQRNAFAIGGQKGLILSPQIGDLENEEMMNSLNKQLQSFKEWYTVDEKYIAVDMHPLYATTTLAKQSKSEVIPIQHHHAHHVSCMAEHNLKEPCLGIILDGTGYGNDGHIWGFEFLYGDAKRIRRLGHLKYTPLPGSEKAVKEPWRNAVGMIVSSLKEEGNRFATQLFPEKSNEILVIEQMIIKQLNTAMAGTCGRLFDAVSAILGICTSSTYEGEAAIKLSDYLTRDTMNKSTKDMYSFEIIENPQEFVLDMSAMIRQIVIDKLEQKPIVLIIQKFHQTIVESCVKMIVLIVKKSPVLNRNVVLSGGSFQNNYLSIEITNKLREEGFQVYTHQKIPCHDGGLAIGQLLIAAHKIIDKNS; from the coding sequence ATGTATCAAGCATTAAATGTCGTTGTGCAGGGAAAAATACAAGGTGTAGGTTTTCGTCCTTTTGTGTATGATTTATCAAAAAAGTACGACTTAAAAGGAACTGTACAAAATACCGTAGGCAGTGTATCGATTATTATAGAGGGTGAAGAAGAAAGACTACACGAGATGATACACGAATTAAAAAGTAATCCACCAAAAATATGCAACATCACGGATTTGGAAATACAAAAAATACCGCCTCATTATTACAAAGATTTCTCTATTCTTCAAAGTAAAGAAAGCAAACATCCTACGACTCTTGCTATTACTCCAGATGCTGCAATTTGTGAATTATGCTTAGAAGAAATGATGAATCCACAAAATCGCCGTTTTCAACATCCATTTATTAATTGTACTCAATGCGGTCCACGTTATACGATAATACATCGTTTTCCATATGATCGTCCTCAGACGACTATGAGTAAATTTCCGATGTGTTCAGACTGTCAAAATGAATATCATAACCCAAATAATCGACGGCACCATGCACAACCAATTTGTTGCCCTAATTGTGGACCAACATTGAATTTACTAAATACAAAAGGTGAGTTAATAGCGCATAACCTTTTCGCAATCGCCAAAACCACAGAGTTATTGAAACTCGGGAAAATCATTTCCGTTAAAGGAATAGGCGGTTATCATCTTGTTTGTGATGCCACCCAAGAAAAAGGAATAGATTTACTACGGAATCGAAAAAAACGTCCTCAAAAGCCATTCGCCATAATGGTAAAATCACTAGAAGTCGCGCGGAAATTTTGTTATGTAACATCTGATGAAGCCGCATTATTAACAAGTTCAGCAAATCCTATCGTTTTATTGGAAATGAAGAAAGAAAATTTATTACCACTTAATATTGCTCCTGGATTAACCAAGCTTGGAGTTATGTTACCCTATACACCTATTCATCATCTGTTATTTGATACGCCAGAACTGGAATGTCTAATTATGACAAGTGCCAACAGAAGTGGCTCTCCCATTTATTACAAAGATTCAGATTATGACGGGTTGAGTGAACTTAGTGATTATATCTTAACGCATAATCGTGAAATTGCACATCCAATTGATGATTCAGTAATACAACATAATGGAGAGAATACGGTCATTATTAGAAGTGCTAGAGGTTTCGCACCTGAAGTAATTGAATCCAATATGAATGTTTCAAATATTATTGCTCTTGGTGGAAATCAAAGAAACGCATTTGCTATAGGGGGTCAAAAAGGTCTAATACTTAGTCCGCAAATTGGAGATTTAGAAAATGAGGAAATGATGAATAGCTTGAACAAACAGCTTCAATCTTTTAAAGAATGGTACACTGTTGACGAAAAATATATCGCCGTTGATATGCATCCTTTATATGCAACTACTACACTGGCAAAACAATCGAAAAGTGAAGTAATACCGATTCAACATCATCACGCTCATCACGTATCTTGTATGGCAGAACATAATCTCAAAGAACCATGTTTGGGTATTATTTTAGATGGTACTGGTTACGGTAATGACGGTCATATTTGGGGATTTGAATTTTTATATGGAGATGCAAAAAGAATCAGAAGATTAGGCCATTTAAAGTACACACCTTTACCTGGAAGTGAAAAGGCAGTTAAAGAACCGTGGCGAAATGCAGTTGGGATGATTGTTTCATCTTTGAAAGAAGAAGGAAATAGATTTGCTACACAACTTTTCCCTGAAAAATCAAACGAAATTCTTGTCATAGAACAAATGATTATAAAACAATTAAATACAGCAATGGCAGGAACTTGTGGACGCTTATTTGATGCGGTTAGTGCAATATTGGGCATCTGTACAAGTTCTACTTATGAGGGAGAAGCAGCAATCAAGTTATCTGATTACTTAACTCGTGACACAATGAATAAATCAACGAAGGATATGTATTCCTTCGAAATTATAGAAAATCCTCAAGAATTTGTACTTGATATGAGTGCTATGATACGTCAAATAGTCATTGATAAATTAGAACAAAAACCTATTGTCCTAATCATCCAAAAGTTCCATCAAACGATTGTTGAAAGTTGCGTTAAAATGATTGTATTAATTGTGAAAAAATCCCCTGTTTTAAATAGAAATGTCGTTCTTTCGGGTGGCTCGTTCCAAAATAACTATTTGTCAATTGAAATAACGAATAAGCTTCGTGAGGAAGGGTTTCAAGTATATACACATCAAAAGATTCCATGTCATGATGGTGGCTTAGCTATAGGACAACTTTTAATTGCTGCACATAAAATTATAGATAAAAATAGTTAG
- a CDS encoding GNAT family N-acetyltransferase, with protein sequence MIRLEKVNADNYQEVFGLELVGEQQNFVSSNMKSLAQAWVFYNRAQPYAIYSDDTIVGFIMFDYRIENRKVEIWRFMLGNAYQGKGYGKEALTKAIEFLKQENLFDYIQINYVEENLVAKKLYQKVGFSETGEMEGNEVVMKLSLV encoded by the coding sequence ATGATTAGATTAGAGAAAGTGAACGCTGATAACTACCAAGAAGTTTTTGGTTTAGAACTTGTAGGAGAACAACAAAATTTTGTTTCGTCAAATATGAAATCATTGGCACAAGCATGGGTATTTTACAATAGAGCCCAGCCCTATGCTATTTATAGTGATGATACAATTGTAGGATTTATAATGTTTGACTATAGAATAGAAAATAGAAAAGTAGAGATTTGGCGTTTTATGTTAGGAAATGCATATCAAGGAAAAGGCTATGGTAAGGAAGCATTAACTAAAGCCATTGAATTTTTGAAGCAAGAAAACTTATTCGACTACATCCAAATAAATTATGTTGAAGAAAATCTAGTAGCAAAAAAACTTTATCAAAAAGTTGGTTTTTCAGAAACCGGAGAAATGGAAGGAAACGAAGTTGTTATGAAGCTTTCATTAGTTTAA
- a CDS encoding cytochrome b5 domain-containing protein: MQNIEMLRWQLNSLVSQVQQDIYTLSTTNQSSITPVILQRLWDTTSSIHFIGELLVNQALNCYQPISDNSQIISVNSTPKNTQVPPTTPQSPNQSIPHLNGRNFTIGELANFNGKNGNPAYVAVNGTVYDITNNRAWAAATHFGLLAGKEYSQEFASCHAGQQSILTTLPVVGRLYLE; encoded by the coding sequence ATGCAAAATATCGAGATGCTTCGATGGCAGTTGAACAGCCTTGTTTCACAAGTACAACAAGATATTTATACACTTTCTACAACTAATCAATCATCAATAACCCCTGTAATTCTTCAAAGGTTATGGGATACAACTTCTAGTATCCATTTCATTGGTGAATTACTTGTCAATCAAGCTTTAAATTGTTACCAGCCAATATCTGATAATTCACAAATAATTTCTGTAAACAGTACCCCTAAAAACACTCAAGTGCCACCTACTACACCTCAATCGCCAAATCAATCCATTCCACATTTAAACGGACGTAATTTTACAATAGGAGAATTAGCAAATTTCAATGGTAAAAATGGAAATCCTGCTTATGTTGCTGTCAACGGCACTGTTTATGATATCACCAATAATCGAGCATGGGCAGCAGCGACCCACTTTGGTTTACTAGCTGGTAAAGAATATTCACAAGAATTTGCTTCATGTCATGCTGGACAACAATCTATTTTAACAACTCTACCTGTTGTGGGGAGGTTATATCTTGAATAA
- a CDS encoding hydrogenase maturation nickel metallochaperone HypA/HybF encodes MHEMSLMYEIIQLVSEDAKLRGFQKVKQIQVIVGDLSNVLPDALEWAFLYFCRERACLLNEESQLTIIREKAISQCQNCLFQFEPDYRIALCPKCNLLDGLIISGETFQVEFYEGSD; translated from the coding sequence ATGCATGAAATGTCATTAATGTATGAAATCATTCAGCTTGTTTCAGAGGATGCGAAATTAAGAGGTTTTCAAAAAGTAAAACAAATCCAAGTGATTGTAGGAGATTTATCAAACGTGTTGCCAGATGCGTTAGAATGGGCATTTTTGTATTTTTGTAGAGAGAGAGCCTGTCTTCTGAATGAAGAATCACAACTAACAATTATCCGTGAAAAGGCAATATCACAATGCCAAAACTGTTTATTTCAGTTTGAACCGGACTATCGCATCGCCCTTTGTCCAAAATGCAATTTACTAGATGGCCTGATTATATCAGGAGAAACATTTCAAGTTGAATTTTATGAAGGAAGTGATTAG
- a CDS encoding hydrogenase small subunit — protein MNKLILPPEDLSNEAISKRLTTNALNYVNNGLINKKNLVYLELNGCSGNIISLLNGQNPDFEYAFTSMVNILYSNSLMVSEGEKAIAKLMNALEGDYILAVEGAVALKNNGLYNIIGSWKGKPLTGLEAIKLLGEKASHILAVGACATHGGVSAAKPNPSESVGINKVLTNKKMIMLPGCPVHPDWFLGTLAHLLLYGEPDTDSLNRPLMFYSTLIHDRCPRRPFFDRGIFAEKLSDKTCLFKLGCRGPVTRTDCPTRQWNGHVNWPIGDDTPCIGCAQFGFPDAMAPFISFDTTRVVKDE, from the coding sequence TTGAATAAGCTTATTTTACCGCCGGAAGATTTAAGTAATGAAGCTATTTCAAAAAGGTTAACGACAAATGCGTTAAATTATGTGAACAATGGACTGATTAACAAAAAGAATCTTGTGTATTTAGAACTGAATGGTTGTTCAGGAAATATTATATCTTTGTTAAACGGGCAAAATCCAGACTTTGAATACGCTTTTACATCAATGGTTAATATTCTTTACAGTAATTCGTTAATGGTTTCGGAGGGTGAAAAAGCTATTGCAAAATTAATGAACGCACTAGAAGGAGATTATATTTTAGCCGTTGAAGGGGCAGTAGCCTTAAAAAATAATGGTCTTTACAACATCATTGGTAGTTGGAAAGGAAAACCGTTAACAGGACTAGAAGCAATCAAGTTGTTAGGAGAAAAAGCATCACACATATTGGCAGTCGGTGCATGTGCTACACATGGTGGAGTGTCAGCAGCAAAACCAAACCCATCTGAATCAGTAGGTATAAACAAAGTTCTAACAAATAAAAAAATGATAATGTTACCTGGTTGTCCTGTACACCCAGATTGGTTTTTAGGAACCTTAGCCCATCTTTTATTATATGGGGAGCCAGATACAGATAGCTTAAACCGCCCATTGATGTTTTATAGTACGCTTATTCATGACCGTTGCCCAAGAAGACCGTTTTTTGATCGGGGAATTTTTGCGGAGAAATTAAGTGATAAAACTTGCTTATTCAAACTTGGATGTCGTGGCCCAGTAACGAGAACGGATTGTCCGACAAGGCAATGGAACGGGCACGTAAATTGGCCAATTGGGGATGATACACCTTGTATTGGGTGTGCGCAATTTGGTTTTCCAGATGCGATGGCTCCTTTTATTAGCTTTGACACAACGAGAGTGGTAAAAGATGAATAA
- a CDS encoding response regulator transcription factor yields the protein MEKILIVEDDVTISDLIKLNLKMVGYETWQVYDGIQALEVIGKEGFDLILLDVMLPEMDGFSIIGKIKHKDIPVIFLTAKASIADKVQGLKMGADDYIVKPFESIELLARVEAVLRRYGKKKDILSFKDLEIYLEQMIVKKQGNIIDLTLKEFELINLFIRNKGIALSREKILETVWGYDYLGETRTVDMHIQKLRKKLDLEKEIKTVYKVGYRLED from the coding sequence ATGGAAAAAATATTAATCGTAGAAGACGATGTAACTATTTCAGATTTAATAAAATTAAATTTAAAAATGGTCGGTTATGAGACTTGGCAAGTTTACGATGGGATACAAGCTTTGGAAGTAATTGGAAAAGAAGGATTTGATTTAATACTTTTAGACGTTATGCTTCCTGAAATGGACGGTTTCAGCATAATAGGTAAAATAAAACATAAAGATATACCTGTAATTTTTTTAACTGCTAAAGCATCTATTGCAGATAAAGTTCAAGGTCTTAAAATGGGAGCAGATGATTATATCGTTAAACCTTTTGAATCCATAGAGCTTTTAGCGAGGGTTGAAGCGGTCTTAAGGCGTTATGGTAAAAAGAAGGATATATTGAGTTTTAAAGATTTAGAAATATATTTAGAACAAATGATTGTGAAAAAACAAGGTAATATTATAGATTTAACCTTAAAAGAATTTGAACTTATAAATCTTTTTATACGAAATAAAGGTATAGCTTTATCTAGAGAAAAAATTTTAGAAACAGTTTGGGGATATGATTATTTAGGTGAGACTAGAACTGTTGATATGCATATTCAAAAACTTAGAAAAAAACTTGATTTAGAGAAAGAAATTAAAACTGTATATAAGGTTGGTTACAGATTGGAGGATTAA
- the hypB gene encoding hydrogenase nickel incorporation protein HypB, whose translation MKIKLKEEVLTDLNAAATFNRNLFKENKTLVINLMSSPGAGKTTLLEETVKRLADKFNIAVIEGDLATERDAERLRSLGIKTVQINTVGGCHLDARMIAKTIPEFNFESIDILFIENIGNLVCPSGYDLGQDYKVVVLSVPEGNDKIPKYPVMFRRTDLTIINKIDLLPYVAFNIEEAKQDLAQINPTAQFKLVSATTGEGIDDWINWIKDVYRTCIKH comes from the coding sequence TTGAAAATAAAACTTAAAGAAGAAGTATTAACCGATCTGAATGCCGCGGCAACATTTAATCGGAATTTGTTTAAAGAGAATAAAACACTAGTAATTAATTTAATGAGTTCACCTGGTGCAGGTAAGACAACCCTATTAGAAGAAACAGTTAAAAGACTAGCGGACAAGTTCAATATTGCTGTGATTGAAGGAGATTTAGCGACAGAACGAGATGCAGAAAGATTACGCTCTCTTGGAATCAAAACAGTTCAAATTAATACTGTGGGTGGTTGTCATCTAGATGCAAGAATGATTGCCAAGACTATTCCAGAATTCAACTTTGAATCTATTGATATACTCTTTATAGAAAACATTGGTAATTTAGTTTGTCCTTCTGGTTATGATTTAGGCCAAGATTATAAAGTTGTCGTTTTAAGTGTTCCAGAAGGTAATGATAAAATACCGAAATATCCTGTCATGTTTCGAAGAACCGATTTAACGATTATTAATAAAATAGATCTTTTGCCATATGTAGCTTTCAACATCGAAGAGGCGAAACAAGATTTAGCACAAATTAATCCCACCGCACAATTCAAATTAGTATCTGCAACGACAGGGGAAGGTATAGATGATTGGATTAATTGGATTAAGGATGTTTATCGTACATGTATCAAGCATTAA